CATCGGCATGGCCTACGGGTTTTCCGTGTTCTGGCTGCCGATGACCAAGCTGGTGCCGGGGGCCGACGCCGCCCTGTGCGCGAACCAGGGCTTCCTCGATCAGCTCACCACCACGACCTGCAACTGGACGGTGCCGTCGGTCAACCACGTCTTCGAGACCTTCATCGCCATGCTCGGTCTCGCCGCCGCGATCTGGGGCGGGTGGCTGGAACACGCCGGCCCTCGCAAGGCCGGTTTCATCGCCGCCTGCTGCTGGGGCGGTGGTCTCATCCTGGGCGGTATCGGCGTCGCCATCCACCAGCTCTGGCTGGTGTACCTCGGCTGCGGATTGCTGGGCGGCGTGGGGCAGGGACTGGGTTACATCACGCCCGTATCGACGCTCATCAAGTGGTTCCCCGACCGCCGTGGCCTCGCCACCGGCTTCGCGATCATGGGTTACGGCGGCGGCGCGATGATCGGCGCGCCCATCGCCGTCAAGCTCATGGATACGTTCACCAAGGGCGATGTGCCGGGTGTCGCCACGACCCTGATGGTGATGGGGGCGCTGTATTTCGTGGTGATGTCGCTGGGCGCCTTCGGTTTCCGCGTGCCCCCGGTGGGCTGGAAACCACTGGGCTGGCAACCCGGCAACGTGGCGTCCAAGCATGCGCCGCTCATCACGCATGGGCACGTGCACCTGAGCCGCGCGTGGAAGACGCCGCAGTTCTGGCTCATCTGGGGCGTGCTCTGCATGAACGTCACGGCAGGCATCGGCGTGATCTCGATGGCCAGCCCGATGTTGCAGGACGTCTTCGGCGGCGGCCTGCTGGGGGTGGCTCCCGGCACCGAGCTGAGTGCCGCGCAGAAAGCCGCCATCGCGGCCGCCGCTGCGGGCCTGGTGGGCCTCATCAGCCTGTTCAATAGCGTGGGGCGCCTGTTCTGGGCGTCCACCTCGGACTTCCTCGGCCGCAAGTTCACCTACTGCATCTTCTTCATCCTCGGCATCGTGCTGTACTGCCTGCTTCCCTCGATGGGGCATCAGGCCATGGCCGGGCTGTTCGTCATCACCGTGTGCGTGATCATCTCGATGTACGGTGGCGGTTTCGCGACCGTGCCGGCTTACCTGGCCGATATCTTCGGCACGCAGATGGTCGGCGCCATCCACGGGCGACTGCTCACGGCCTGGTCGGTGGCAGGCGTGGTGGGTCCCGTGCTCATTGCCGGCATCCGCGAAGCGCAACTGGCGGCAGGCGTGGCGAAGAACCTCGTCTACGACCGGACCCTCTACATCCTCGCCGGATTGCTCCTCGTCGGACTGATCTGCAACCTCCTCGTGAGGCCGGTGGATCCGAAGCACCACATGAGCGACGAGCAGCTTCGCCACGAACGCTCACTGCAGCACGAGACACAGGCGTCCGAGGCGAGCCTGGCCTCCGCGGCGCGGGGCGCGTTCGGCATCGTCGGCGTGCTCGCATGGCTCGCGGTCGGCATTCCATTCCTGATCGGCGTGTGGATCGCCCTGCAAAAGGCGGCGGCCCTGCTTTGACCGTCCGGTCTATGCCCTTCCGTCGATGCCGGTCTCCGGGAGGGCTTCTCCCAGGCCGTTGACGGGCTTCACGTTCCTTCGGCCGATGGCGCCCGGCCTACTACTCCGCCGGGCGCTCCAGGCGATATCATCCACGACGTGGTGCCCTCGAGGGGAGGCGCGCCGTCTGAGCCGGGGTCGGGGGGCCTGGAGCTCAAGGGGTGAGGGATGGGGAACGTCATCGATTTTCTGGAGCGCGTCGGGCGTGATGCGTCGCTACGCCATGGCGACGGTTTTGCTGAAGCGCTTCGCGAACACGAACTCGACGATCCGCAGCGCGCCGCGCTGGCCGGGCTCGATGCGGACGCTTTGCGCCTGTCGCTGAAGCAGGGCGTCTACCTGTCCACACAGATGGGTGAGCCGTTCGGTCCCGATCATGAGCGTGCGCCCGAGCTGCCGCCCGACGACGACGGTGACGTCGAGCCGGATGATCCTCCGGAATCGGACGCGTGAAGCCGTGAGGCGGGCCCCGGCATATCGTCGCGTCATGGGCGTGGTCGCCGTCGCGATGGCGGGCTTCACCGTGCCGGTCGCCGCGAAAGGCGAATCGACTTCCGCGCCGTCGGCGCTGCTTGCCGAAGCCGACAAGGCCAAGGGCGCGGACGACGGCCGCTTCGAGCGCCTGCTTCAGGATGCGGGCGACATGGCGCTTTCGCCCCACGACCGTGCGTTGTACGACTTCCTGCGCGGTTGGCGGGCGACATGGGTGGGCGATTACGAGTCGGGCAAGCGCCTGCTCGAAGGCGTGGCCGACGGATCGTCCGACGTCGTGTTGCGTTTTCGCGCCACGGCGACGCTGATCAACCTTCTCGGGGTAGGGCACCGCTACGAGGAAGCCTATCTCAGGCTGGCCCGGCTTCAGGAGATGATGCCGTCGATCCGCGACAAGCGGGCGCGCTTCATGGGCCTGGGCGAGGCATCGCAGCTGCTGAGTTCGGCGGGGCAGTTCGACCAGGCCGAAAGCTATGCGCGTGAGATGATCGCCGATCCTCCCCCGGGTGAAACGATCTGCAAGGGTGTGCAGCACCTGCTTCGCGCACGCCGCGAAGGCGGCCGCCTGGACACGCTGGACCCGTTGTACGACGAGGCCATCGCCGCCTGCACGCGTCCGGGCGATGCGGTGTTCGCGCAGACCATGCGCGCCGACATCGCCGCGTTTTACCTCGCTCACGACCGTCCGTCGGAAGCGGTGAAGATACTCACGACCCATCGCGACGAGCTGCGGGGGTTGAACTACCCGGTGCTGATGGCCGAGTTCGACGCACTGCTCGGCCAGGCCTACCTTCGCCTGGGCGACATGGCGAATGCACGACGCTCAGCGCTGTCCGCCGTCGCGGTAGCCATCCGCGACGAGTTCACCGATTCGCGGCGCTCGGCCTACGAAGTGCTCTACAAGGTCGAACAGCGACTGGGCAACCTCGATGCCGCGCTCGGTTACCACGAGCGATTCATGGCGGCGGACAAGGCGTACCTCAACGACATCAGCGCGCGCAGCCTCGCGTTCCAGATGGTCGACCAGCAATTGCAGGCGCGCAAGAACGAAGTCGAGGCACTGAACAAGCAGAACGAGATCCTGCGCCTCACCGGCACCCTTGCGCGCAAGGAAGTGGAAACCGGCAGGCTCTACATCTTCGTTTTGCTGATGTGCCTGGCCGTCATCGCCTGGATCGTGCTTTGGCTGCGTCGATCGCAACTGCGTTTCATGAAGCTCGCGCGACGCGATGGACTCACCGGCATATGCAACCGCGAGCATTTCGTCGACCAGTCCGACCGCGTGCTGGCCTATGGCGCCCGATCGGACCGCGGCGCCTGCCTCATTCTCTTCGATCTGGATCACTTCAAGTCGGTCAACGACACCTACGGACACGCGGTGGGCGACGAAACGCTCAAGCGTGCCGTGGACGTCTGTCGTCGTGCGCTGCATGCCTGCGACGTTTTCGGTCGGCTGGGCGGCGAGGAATTCGCGGTGCTCCTGCCGGACTGCAACCCGGCGCAGGCGAGGGCGCGCGCGGAGCAGTTGCGCCTGTCGATCGCCGCCACCTCGGCCACGCAATCCATGCCGCATTTGCACGTCACCGCCAGCTTCGGCGTGGCGTCGACGATGCAATGCGGATTCGAACTGCACCGCCTGCTCGTGGTGGCGGATGCCGCGCTCTATCGCGCCAAGCGTGCCGGGCGCAACTGCGTGACCCTCGGCGACACCGCCGACATTCCCGATTCCCCCTATCTGGCCAGCGAAGCCAGGGGCTAGGATCTTTCTAGCGAAACGCGCGAAACCATGCTTTCGCTTCGCGTGCCGGCGGATGCGATCCACCGCACGTTTTCCCACGATACCCGCCGACATCATGAGGAATGATGCTGCTCATCCAAAGGGGTCGGGCAGCATCGGCTCGCAGGTCAACCTGGGTTCGACAAACGGATGGGGAGAGAGTCTCATGAAAGGCATGGGTGGATATCGTCGTCTGGCCGCCGCGGTCGCGTGCGTCCTGGGCTGTTCGATGGCACAGGCGGCGGAGCAGGCCATATCGGCACGTTTTCTCAGTCAGAACCGTGTGCCGATGTATGCGGCCGACGGAGATACGTTCGTTGCCACCGATACCATCGGCGATGCCGACGGTACGCAGCACGTACGCATGAAGCGCTTGTACAAGGGGATGGAGGTGATCGGCGGCGATGTCGTCGTGCACAGCCGCCAGGGCGTGGCCGTGGGCGATCCGAGCCTCACCTTGCGCAGCACGTTTCGACCGTCGATCACGCCGTCGGTGTCCGCCGGGCAGGTGACGGCCGCCGTCACCTCGGATTTCCTGAAGATCACCGATTTCACCGCGCGCCCGGGCAAGGTGGATTCGGTGGGCGCACCGCACCTGGTGATCTATGCCCGCGGCGGACAGCCGGTGCTGGCGTATGAATCCCTCGTGGTCGGGCAACCCAACGGCGAGGGCTCCTCGGTCATGCGTTACTTCACCGACGCGCGGACGGGAGAGGTATTGACCCGTTGGAACCTCATCCAGTCGCTTGCCGCCGAAGGCACGGGAAAATCGATCCTCTTCGGCGACGTGCCGCTGAACACCACGGCCGTGGACGGCTCGAACGGTGCCACCTACCAACTCATCGATTCGGTGCGCGGCAACGGCAGCGTGCTGGATGGCACGGGGCTGGACGTGATCCTGCTCGCCTTCATCCCCCACGCTTTCGATAGCGCCACCGTCTTCACCAGCCCGGACAATATATGGGGCGACGGCACGGCCGCCAACCGTCAGAGCGCCGCGGCGGACATCGCCCACGGCGTATCGGCCGCATGGGACTACTACCACGACGTGCATCATCGCGAAGGCATCCTCGGCGACGGTACCGGCGTGAAGAGCTATGCCCACGTCAGCTTCATCGGCTCATCCCTCAATGCCGTATGGGCCGACCTGAACGATCCGGCCCTTCCCGAGGGCAACGATATCCGGGGCATGCTCTACGGTGACGGCGGCCAGAACGGCGACACCACGTTCAACCCGTTCGTCGCCATGGACGTCGCCGGGCACGAGATGACCCACGGCGTGACCGGCGCCACGGCGAAGCTGGCACCCGAGCAGACGGGTGAGCCCGGCGCGCTCAACGAATCCACCTCCGACATTTTCGGAACGATGGTGGAGTTTCACGCCAACGATCCGCACGAGCCGCCGAACTATCTGATCGGCGAGAAGCTGTTCGCATCCAACCCCGACGGCACCCTGGCGTTGCGGTACATGTTCAAGCCGAGCCTCGGCGTCGACACGGTCAACGGCGAACCGGTGGCCTCGGCCGATTGCTGGGATGCCACGGTCGGGCAGCTCAATGCCCACTACGCCTCGGGCGTGGGCAACCACTTCTTCTACCTGCTCGCGGAGGGCGACGTCGTGCCCGAAGGGTTCGGCGTCGGCACGAAGTGGAACCTGACGCCGGATGACCTGGTCTGCCATGCCAAGCCGGGTCCGGGCCATAGCCTGAACCACGGCTCGCATCCGCACCTGCGTGGTGTAGGGCGCGACGTGGCCCAGAAGATCTGGTATCGCGCGCTCACGGTCTACATGACGTCCGACACCGATTATGCCGATGCGAGAATCGCGACGCTGAATGCCACGAGGGATCTCTATCCGGGCTTGGTCAAGGTGGTCGACGCGGCCTGGGCCGCGGTGAACGTGCACTGACGCCCCGGGCGGAGGCAATAAAAAAGGCCGCGTCAGCGGCCTTCTTCGTTACCCGTCGCGGCTTGGATC
This window of the Luteibacter aegosomatis genome carries:
- a CDS encoding OFA family MFS transporter, producing the protein MAIAEVTGRGAGWLARERTIAGPSFNRWLVPTAALAIHLCIGMAYGFSVFWLPMTKLVPGADAALCANQGFLDQLTTTTCNWTVPSVNHVFETFIAMLGLAAAIWGGWLEHAGPRKAGFIAACCWGGGLILGGIGVAIHQLWLVYLGCGLLGGVGQGLGYITPVSTLIKWFPDRRGLATGFAIMGYGGGAMIGAPIAVKLMDTFTKGDVPGVATTLMVMGALYFVVMSLGAFGFRVPPVGWKPLGWQPGNVASKHAPLITHGHVHLSRAWKTPQFWLIWGVLCMNVTAGIGVISMASPMLQDVFGGGLLGVAPGTELSAAQKAAIAAAAAGLVGLISLFNSVGRLFWASTSDFLGRKFTYCIFFILGIVLYCLLPSMGHQAMAGLFVITVCVIISMYGGGFATVPAYLADIFGTQMVGAIHGRLLTAWSVAGVVGPVLIAGIREAQLAAGVAKNLVYDRTLYILAGLLLVGLICNLLVRPVDPKHHMSDEQLRHERSLQHETQASEASLASAARGAFGIVGVLAWLAVGIPFLIGVWIALQKAAALL
- a CDS encoding tetratricopeptide repeat-containing diguanylate cyclase, with translation MGVVAVAMAGFTVPVAAKGESTSAPSALLAEADKAKGADDGRFERLLQDAGDMALSPHDRALYDFLRGWRATWVGDYESGKRLLEGVADGSSDVVLRFRATATLINLLGVGHRYEEAYLRLARLQEMMPSIRDKRARFMGLGEASQLLSSAGQFDQAESYAREMIADPPPGETICKGVQHLLRARREGGRLDTLDPLYDEAIAACTRPGDAVFAQTMRADIAAFYLAHDRPSEAVKILTTHRDELRGLNYPVLMAEFDALLGQAYLRLGDMANARRSALSAVAVAIRDEFTDSRRSAYEVLYKVEQRLGNLDAALGYHERFMAADKAYLNDISARSLAFQMVDQQLQARKNEVEALNKQNEILRLTGTLARKEVETGRLYIFVLLMCLAVIAWIVLWLRRSQLRFMKLARRDGLTGICNREHFVDQSDRVLAYGARSDRGACLILFDLDHFKSVNDTYGHAVGDETLKRAVDVCRRALHACDVFGRLGGEEFAVLLPDCNPAQARARAEQLRLSIAATSATQSMPHLHVTASFGVASTMQCGFELHRLLVVADAALYRAKRAGRNCVTLGDTADIPDSPYLASEARG
- a CDS encoding M4 family metallopeptidase, which codes for MKGMGGYRRLAAAVACVLGCSMAQAAEQAISARFLSQNRVPMYAADGDTFVATDTIGDADGTQHVRMKRLYKGMEVIGGDVVVHSRQGVAVGDPSLTLRSTFRPSITPSVSAGQVTAAVTSDFLKITDFTARPGKVDSVGAPHLVIYARGGQPVLAYESLVVGQPNGEGSSVMRYFTDARTGEVLTRWNLIQSLAAEGTGKSILFGDVPLNTTAVDGSNGATYQLIDSVRGNGSVLDGTGLDVILLAFIPHAFDSATVFTSPDNIWGDGTAANRQSAAADIAHGVSAAWDYYHDVHHREGILGDGTGVKSYAHVSFIGSSLNAVWADLNDPALPEGNDIRGMLYGDGGQNGDTTFNPFVAMDVAGHEMTHGVTGATAKLAPEQTGEPGALNESTSDIFGTMVEFHANDPHEPPNYLIGEKLFASNPDGTLALRYMFKPSLGVDTVNGEPVASADCWDATVGQLNAHYASGVGNHFFYLLAEGDVVPEGFGVGTKWNLTPDDLVCHAKPGPGHSLNHGSHPHLRGVGRDVAQKIWYRALTVYMTSDTDYADARIATLNATRDLYPGLVKVVDAAWAAVNVH